A genomic stretch from Microtus pennsylvanicus isolate mMicPen1 chromosome 11, mMicPen1.hap1, whole genome shotgun sequence includes:
- the LOC142860306 gene encoding eotaxin-like: MQISTGLLCLLLVVTAFTSQVLAHPGSIPASCCFVMTSKKIPKQLLRSYKKITNSRCPLKAIVFKTKSGKNMCADPKQKWVQDATKYLDQILRTPKP; this comes from the exons ATGCAGATCTCCACAGGGCTTCTGTGCCTGCTGCTTGTGGTcactgccttcacctcccaggtTTTGGCTCACCCAG GGTCCATCCCAGCTTCCTGCTGCTTTGTGATGACCAGTAAGAAGATCCCCAAACAACTACTGAGGAGCTACAAAAAAATCACCAACAGCAGATGCCCCCTAAAAGCCATAGT CTTCAAGACCAAATCGGGCAAAAATATGTGTGCTGACCCCAAGCAGAAATGGGTGCAGGATGCCACAAAGTACCTTGACCAAATCCTCCGAACCCCGAAACCATAA